The genomic segment GGTTTGGCCTGATCGTAATGCATGTTTGTTTAACAAAGTCCAATCTCGTATTGGTTGTATTGTTGGTCTCGCTCTCAATGGGTTGAGGGAATTCCAAGAATGTAATCGAAGACTCAATAAAGGGGTGTTAGTTGGTGGTTCCACTCGGTTTATTTCGTGGAGAGCGCCTTCTTTGGGGTGTTTCAAACTTAACGCAGATGCTTTTGCGGTTGAGGGTGAGGTTTTATTGGAGTTGGCAGGTTTATTCGAGATGCAGATGGAGTAGTTTGGGTTGCTTGGGCAATTGGTATTCCTAGAAATTTCTCTATTAATGTTGCTGAGCTATTAGCGATCCATTATGGCTTACATGTGACCTCTCATGTGGGATTTAAAATTGCTACTGTTGAGAGTGATTCTAGCACAATAATTGCATGGATGATAAAGTTTTATGAGAATCATATTTTGTTTGATGTTATTCAGTTATTAGATGTTTTAGGTAGTGGTTCTTGTTAGACTATTTCGTGCTCTGTGAATAGTATGGCTCGTGCATTGGCAACTTCTATTACTAATTTTATAGGAGAGTTTATTTAGAGAGGTTCTTGTCATCGATTTATCAGTTCTCctgtaataatttatttcaattaATGAaagttttttctttaaataaGAAGCACTccattcaattatttattttacatattGTTATCACACTTTCAATGACttctctattttattttttatttttttacaaaattttattattattatttatttttcattacactACATGTAAGTTTTTGTTTTTATGATGTAGTGAGGAGAAAGGAGAGAGGTGAGAGTACTCTATAGTGTTTTCTCACCATTTATAAATTACTATTcatctcttattattatttttaaacaatttttctctcttctttcatCCCTGCTCATTACTTttatatttgaaatgaataaaaaaatattaaaaaatggaaAAAGAATTATATTGCAAAAGTTAgatgtaaaataataataaaaaattttggtgatgtattttaaAAATGGAATAATATCATTGCTAAATACTTaccatttgttttaaaaaatatttttatggacctcatattttgtaaaatagttaaaaataatttactaaatcaaactttggtcaaaatatttttgtcttcAAGTATCATTTACAAGATCATGGACCTAAAAAATAAGTAAATCTCCATCGGACATTGATCTTTACGAGTTTGTATTaacaaaataatttaataaaaattggatTCCAGTGGCTATTTCTTAACCACTTtacaaaatacaaataaataaaatatgtttcaATCAAATCATTATTTAGTAAAAATAAATGGTGTAACATGGCATTATCCTCTTCAAAATAATAGAGCAGAAAAGTCTTTAAAAAATGAGCAGAAAAGTCTTGGAGTGCTACAGCTATGATGCAAACATGAAAGTTGGTGAGGGGGTTTgctttatgttttattaaaaaagaaaaacatattcCACGGGAAAAAGTGTTCACTCAAATGAAATGATTATTAAtctcttgttttatttttaataacaCTTAGACTCTTTTATGGGACATATACATTACACGTGAGTGGCCCGCCAATTGCTGAGGGGCGGCACTATTGGTGGCTAACAACACATATTTTGCTACCAGAGGGTGTTTATTTTTGAGTAgttgaattattttagaaaatgtAAAAAGACTTAGAATAAAGATAATATTAAACTTTTGAGCATAAAATGGTTTACTTTACTCTTAAAATACATGTGAGACTgcacaaattattaactttacctcTTTAAAATTTGAATCAAACATAAGAAGAGATTTAGATTCTCATTCTCACATTTACTAAATCCCTTCtcatgtttggttcaaattttaagggggtaaagttaataatttgtgtgggCCCTACAtatattttaagggtaaaatgaactattttgtacacaagagtttaatattacctcTATTTTAAGTCTATCTATACTTTCCAAGataactcaactactcaaaacaaacacctcGTACCCTTAGTGTAATTCAATATTGAGTTCCAATTATTTGAACTTAATAAGTATTATGATGTATCACTAACCAATTATAAAGTATCACCTCGTGTTTGACACCTTAAAGTTGACAAATAACGAGTGTTGATATTTGATACTTTAAGTTGTCCGACACCACATAAGGTAACAggccataattatttaaatatactttataatacttattaaattcaaataaatagaATCCGATATTAATTCCCCCAATAGCATAATGTCACCATGTGGGGATTGGCAAAAGTGGTGACCCTTAGTTTTGTTATTTGTCAACActcaaattaaaattttcaagCATATCTCAACTAATTCCGCGCAGACATAGACACGCATATTCTCTCTTCTCAACTTTCAGATATTTATGGTTTGTGTCGAAAGCATATTcggtttattcttttttttttttttttgttaatgttTCATTTGgatattgagaaaaatatttttaaaaaaattgtattaaAGGATTGCTCGATCACATTttgtatattataaatattttatattttatttccattatgtttataataattaaatatgattgtaattatttttaattaatttgtctttctttattgtttttaatataaaaaattagataaattaatatataatatattatgaaagtgtacaataaaaaaaatatttagtctTCATTAGCTTTACCCTATGTctatgttttaaaaaattaacattttaaaaaactataattaatatatacttttaaactaattaatttttttttataaatataactTAATTATGTTAAAAATTATGACTTATTTGTTAAGTTATAATTTTACACAGGAATTTAAAAACTATATTTAAAaacttgaaagaaaaaaaatcataaaaatattaacaAATGTAAATTCTTATATAAATAGTTAAGTGACAAAAATAATAATCATGGATGATGTAAATTTTACTTATTTTTAGAATAAATAGTGTTTTTTCTCTCCAAACTATAACTGTGTCCCAAATGATTTTTCCTGAAATATACACACTATTGAAATGTAGAATTTTCCTTAAATTTTGTTTTAAGTGACTAACATAATATTGGaaaatatacacattattgaaGTGTAGcattaatgatattttataataattaataattgagTAATAATATGTACATCTAAAATATGTACCCAAATATTACACAGTTATTACTGTgtgtaatatttaaatatatattttaaatacacaTATGTATGGttaatcttaataattttatctTTCAAACTTTACCATGTTCAAAACACGGATTCTAAACAAATTATAATACAAAACAAAGAGTCTTAAAtatagaaaatataattttaatataccGACAGCAATACTTTACTTTTAAAATTTCACcaaataattgatttttttttttaaatttttagaaaaagtCTTAGGCTCGGCTCGGCTAGCTTGTAGCTAGAAACAGAAAGGGACAAAAATATTTAGTAAAAAAATGAAGCAGGGAAAATTGACTGCGTCGCCAGAATTGACAAGTAAAATTACTTAAAAGCCCACAGAGGTGTTGAAAATGGCGGAAATGCCCATCTCAACTACCACCACTACGTCTTCTACCAGAAACACCAGCCTCCCTACCTCCCTACCCGTTTGTCGTGTGTGAGTGTAACTGtgtccctctctctctctcgcacCCATTTGCATTTGCATTTCCATGTTATAAAAACCCCGCCATTCTCATCTCACTCTCTTCAGGTACACATTGAGATATCGTCTTCTctatctatctctctctctctgtatCTCATTTCTGTACCTTGAACCAGACAAAGTCAACCAACAATGGCGCTCGCAGGCAGTTCTAGCGCTGTTATTCCCACCAATTCTTTCGTCCAAGGCCAGTCTCTGCTTCTTCCTTCCTCCAAATCTCACCTACCCACCTACCCCAACAACAGCAAGACCAGGTCGGTGAACCCCATCGTCGCCGTCCacgctgccgagcccgccaagaACCCCATCGTATCTGATAAGCAAAACAACCAGACACCGTCTTCTTCGACGACAGCGAAGAAGACCCAGAATGCGGTTAATGAGAAATGGGGCGTGGAGAGCTGGAAATCCAAAAAGGCACTCCAGTTGCCTGAATACCCGGATCAGGAGGAGCTCGAATCCGTTCTAAAGACCATCGAGTCGTTTCCCCCAATTGTGTTTGCTGGGGAAGCCAGGAGCTTGGAGGAGCGTTTGGGTGAAGCTGCCATGGGCAACGCTTTTCTTCTTCAGGGTGGAGATTGTGCTGAGAGTTTCAAAGAGTTCAATGCCAATAACATTCGTGACACCTTCAGGATCCTTCTCCAAATGGGCGCTGTCTTAATGTTTGGAGGTCAAATGCCCGTTATTAAGGTCAGAAATTTTTGtctgaattattattgttttgtgtgtgtgtgtgtgtgtgtgtttaatTCGTGTCTTTCTTAGATGATTGGATCATTGGAGTGATTTTTATGTGAACATATGATTTTGTTTGATTAGGTTGGTAGAATGGCGGGTCAATTTGCTAAGCCTAGATCAGATCCTTTTGAGGAGAAAAATGGTGTGAAGCTACCAAGTTACAGAGGCGACAACGTGAACGGAGATGCCTTTGATTTGAAATCGAGGACCCCAGATCCTCAAAGGATGATCAGAGCATACTGTCAATCTGCCGCTACTCTTAACCTTCTCAGGGCTTTCGCCACCGGTGGATATGCTGCTATGCAGAGGGTCACCCAGTGGAATATGGACTTCTCAGAGCACAGCGAGCAAGGGGATAGGTGAGACGACTCTTATTTttcttttgcattttttttttttgggtttcatTTAGATTTGATTGGAGATAGTCCTTTGAACTTTCTTGCCAAAACTTGTGAAGGACTTTACTTTTCTAAGAAGAATTAAACTGGACCCTTGATTGATTCATTATGAATCCACTGTAAGAGGATTTTCTGCCATTAAAAGAAAAATCTTCCATCGTTTTCATCTGgtatattttatttgtattttttttttgaagtccTTTAATGTATTTTTCTGGGCTGTTATTGTATTATTTTGGGCTAGCATACCGGGCTGCGATATTCGTATCTGTAATCTTGGACAGATGGTCTCAAATTCTTTGTTGCTTTTTGTTGTTTGTTAGCATGTGGACAATTAATGAACTATTAATCTAGTTACCTTTTTTTCCCCTTACATAATATTTGGCTACTTAACATGTTAGAGTAACTTGGTGTAGGAGCTATGTCTTGTCTGGTTGGCTTTGAAAATAATTGTAACGTGTTTATCTTGGTCTTGGGAACAGGTACCGTGAACTAGCTAACCGAGTTGATGAGGCCCTTGGATTCATGGCTGCAGCCGGGCTCACAGTTGACCACCCTATTATGACTGCAACTGAATTTTGGACATCCCACGAGTGCTTGCTCTTACCATATGAGCAATCACTTACAAGGTTGGATTCAACTTCTGGTCTTCATTATGACTGTTCTGCCCATATGCTTTGGGTTGGTGAACGGACCAGGCAACTTGATGGTGCCCATGTTGAGTTTCTGAGAGGAGTTGCTAATCCCCTGGGCATCAAGGTACAATCATACCTGTCTGATATAGTCATTACAAGAAATATGCCATATTGTtcatattttgggaatttagtgagCGACAAAATCAATCTTATTAAGTTGAAAACTAACGCATAATCAAATATCTGTTATGCAGGTGAGTGATAAGATGGACCCAACTGAGCTTGTTAAGCTCATAGAGATTTTGAACCCTCAGAACAAAGCAGGGAGAATAACAATAATCACAAGAATGGGAGCTGAGAACATGAGAGTAAAGCTTCCCCATCTTATAAGGGCAGTTCGCAGATCAGGCCAAATTGTCACATGGGTCAGTGATCCTATGCATGGGAATACCATAAAAGCTCCATGTGGTCTCAAGACACGCCCCTTCGATTCCATCAGGGTATAACACTTCTTccattatttagtaattattatCCAAACTAAACATTCATTTAATCCTTTCAGCTGAAACAGTTTAGTACTACTAGGCATATCAAGTCTGAAATCTGAAATTTAATATGTTCATGGCATTAAATTTAATACCCATCTGGAATAAATAGGAAGCCAGCTACTAACACTAGTTCTTATGGATCAGTTTTGGTTGTGACCCACTTGAAAGCAAAATTGTATCAATAACCATTTGCATTCATTTTTAGGGTCCCAACTGTTTGCATGGCTGATTATAACCGAAAACTATGCATGTTTTTTTTTCCAGAATGAGGTGAGAGCATTCTTTGACGTTCATGACCAAGAAGGAAGCCACCCAGGAGGGGTTCATCTAGAGATGACTGGTCAGAATGTGACTGAGTGTATTGGAGGATCACGCACTGTAACGTTTGATGACTTGGGCTCCCGCTACCACACCCACTGCGACCCAAGGCTCAACGCTTCTCAATCTCTCGAGCTAGCCTTTATCATTGCCGAGCGCCTTAGAAAGAGAAGAATCAAGTCCCAACAGCCTATTTCTTCCTCCTTTGGCCTGTAGAATAATGGCTTTTGTTAGAGGTTCCCCTGAAATTGTTCTTTTTTTTCCCTCCACTGAAGTTTGTGGCTGTATTATTACGTACGTGttactctttcttttttttttcttttttaattttgttttactaATGTTGCGACTTGAGTGTTGTATGTACTATGTATACTACTGAAAATAATGGTATGCGACTCATAGAAGTTATAAATGGCGTTCAAGAATTATTTGGCTGGTACCTTCAATAATGTTTCACTTGTTTAGTTTGAAATATAGCCATTTTGTTTGTATGAAGTAAACAAGCCACGTTTTCAAGCAagataaataaatacaaatatattgATAGTTATAGGGAAATTTGAGGGTTTATGAAAATTTGGCAAGTTTGATAATTATAGGCAAAGTATGTCTTTATCAACAAAATGGAGAAAGTTTCCCTCCTCATTCAAAGTTCCCCCTCTCTCTTTTAAACCATCTTCTTACTCTTCTCTCTATCCACGGCACAGCACTCCacaccacccataaaaaaataaaaaccattcTCCATAAAATTGTCATTAACACCATTAGCACTCCATAGAACCACCCATTGCCATTAACGCTATCGATGCTTTTCTTCAAAAGGGTTTTCTTCGTTTTTTAACGAATcaaaacttaaaatcaagacaTTAATTCATAGATTTTTTCGAACACTTACGTATAAagcttttttgttttgttttatatttaaaactaaaaaaaaatcatattttcgATTATGATCAATGCTTAATAATAGTATGTTGATGGTGCcatgaaaacttaattttttaGGCAAAAAAAATGATGCTTTAACAATAGTGTCATGACAACTTAATTTTTTGGTAACAAGTAATGTTTAACAATATATTAACGATGGTgccataaaaatttaatttttatccaCAAAAAACGATGGAAAATTGATGCTTAACGTTGGTCTcataaaaatttgattttgagGCAAAAACGATGCAAAATGATGATTTTGCGATGGAATTTGATAAAATCTTGGATGAGGCAAAACTTTTCACTCGGATGTcacttgattttttttcttctaattttgttattttttcgcAATTTACACATTTAGAATGTGTATAATCCTAAATATAGGGTGTAAAACAATAAATTTCGAGATCAGTTCGTTTAAAGCCATAATGAAGATTGATACATAAATAATCAAAATTTTAGGTTCTGCACGCTCCAAATTTTAGATTCTACTCATTTAGAATgagtagatcttgaaaaaaaaaaatgccaaaattaaaaaaataatcacctCAAACTAACATCCAAATGAAAAGTTATGCATCATTAAAGTTTTTATCAAATTTCATTGCAAAACCATCATTTTTGtctcaaaaatcaagtttttatgGGACCATCGTTATGCATCGATTTTCCATTGTTTTCTTCCTAAAAGAAATCAAGTTTTTATGGCACCATCATTAGAGCATCATTAAGCATCGTTTTTGGCCTAAAATTCAAGTTTACACGGTACAATCGTTAACACATCGATTTTTTGCCTAAACAATCAAATTTTCATGGAACCATCGTTAAATCAtcgattttaataaaaaaaaaatagcaatttTTAGAATTCCAAATTTGGGAAGAGAAAAAACGCacaaacaaaaccaaaaaaatcTTGTGCATAAGTGCTCGAATTCCATGAATTAATGTTTTAAGTGAATATATCTCTCTGGGTTTAAGTTTTGAACTTTGCTACACATCCTGATTATAATTCATTCACGATTTATATGGTTGATTGTCATTGGCTTTGaaacttaaaaaatatattaatcttCTACACAAATTTAGAAAAATGATCCAATCAATAAATGCTAAAtcaacctgtaacgccctacttccttagagccgttactatgtgagttaaaaatgtaccattagctcgctaatcgatgttttatattaaaagtgtaactaaattgaaataaaagtCGTTTAAAGACGTTAAGTATAAAAATGTGGCCATTCATTGAAAtcgtaaagagttatacatttgggatcccaaaatactgattagaaaatactttacaacacAAGTATAATTAAGGtcaacctaggcgacaaaacaaccaatataatacatcttcccaaaataaccctgactgtggcagccaggtaggctgaatatgtacccgtcgctccacgctctccgtactcatggttgatcgacctttcctttgcttttacctgcaccatagagcacccgtgagccgaagcccagcaagaaagctcaacataaatcatataacatatatatgacAATCCACAATATATAACAAACAACCAATGGGCTAAACATATAGCGTCCAAcaccgtcccaggtgctttaccaggccttgggttcgtggtcttcaccgagagggtgactccagcaccctaggagggtcttgccctaacggcttgcactcaGCATGCTCGACGccgatcccggccccttgccgtactcggcttcctactgttcttggccttcgccgttcccggcctttgccgttcgcTCGCaaacatgcatcacatagcataatatcaacaaatatttaaacacatactgAACATCAACActggggccacgccctacaatacaaacaattaggctacgccttgcaatacaaacaatagggctacgccctgcaattcaaacaatagggtcacgccctgctctacgggtataaCCGTTtccttacttgtgtcccgagctatctgaatgtcgcaatcccgagcacagtcctctaccctgagcctcgttgaaaacttagtcacaatgcattcataataaccattcatcaaattctaaaccaataaataactttagaatattaatctagcctccgggaccttggattctacccaaccgagtagtaggatccttcccgagccttaacatttgagttcccaagctaaaaacccacaAACAGCCATTATTTGCATTTGAGTCAtgacccagccccttaagggccatgGCACGCTCAAGTCAGAGGGAAAATGACTCTCTGCtgagggacacgggccgcgacacgcCTAGGCAAACAGAGGCTTTCCAGCCTCCTCgaacacacgggccgcgacgcctaTACCCCAATTTCATACCCCAAACACTAATTCAACCCAGAATCAAGCCTAGACTTCCCCTCCACATAACCTAATCATCACAACAAAACCACAAACAACTCTACACACTCATCAACACCCAAAATcaaactcagaattgaactctcaTGCAAACCTCTAATCCTAGCAGAATTCATAAAAAAGATCAAGTCTAAGAGCTTACCTCTGAATTGTATTCGACCTTGAGCTAATTTCAATTGCCACAAACTTCAGATTTTctaaagcttcagcctcaaccaCTTGAATTTTCCCAAAGCTTGCTTAAGTtccaagagaaagagaggaagaaccgagagagagaaagctaGAGGAATTGATTGCCCTGTTTTCTTTTGACTTCCAGAATGATGTGGTAACTTAGTGTAATCCCCAGCTGCCTAAGTCCCAAAAtgcctaaaatgcccctaagcctatcctcaatcctttaatgccaccaaaggcaatcccgtcatttgccacatcccgttAAGTTCTCGAGTGTTCTTATAAATCCTCGTTTAATCTCGaacaccaactgtgttcccaaaatacccccaggctactcccgagccgggtattcgaccctgttgtgactatttaggtAAACTGTTCCCTAGGACcttctcagatcgtgcatcaaaAATATATtgccactcactcgtggtatcaaacacaatatacataaatattacatttatgccctcaacgagctaaaattatagatatgcccctaatagctaaatgaggcccacatgcatatttaattcacctaaacatgcatttctaatcatataatcaccaaactcacatattaacataattaaatcaattattgcccggCCGGTacgctaatcaatgccctaagccttattagcaaatttgggacgctacacaacTTGTGAAATAAATTCAATCGTGGTGGTCAGAATTTTTCTTAAGTTTTGGAATGAATTTTgaatcattaatttttttttttaaaaaaaaaactttgatgGATGCTTAAATGGTGATGAGGAATTTATTGCATGTATTGTTTTATACAAGaagtataaaaaatattaatgaaaTGAGTGTTTTAAAGAGGGATTTATGGTATGCATATTTTTGTTTTAGTGAGAGAGAAtgagaaagagaagagaaaaaaagagagaaaaaaaaaatatatacatatagtgaaaatgatagaaattgTGTGAGGGGCAAATTTGTAAAATCTGGTTGGAAgacatatttttataataattattaaagttTGTATAGAGAATAAATATAGGATATGCATAATACCTCAAAAAATTTCCCTACATTAAATTTATCCATATTGTTAGATAGAGCATTTTCTAGGACACTATATGATAATCTACCACAATGTGATATAATTTAATATCAAATCTAACATattcaaatttaatattaaattacatTAATTGTCGTATGTTGATTAAGTGGTGTTAGATACTCAcactaatatttttttaaatattattgttgaGCATTACAACATTAACATTAAATTATGTATGttttcataaaatatatatatatacaatattaaCATTAATTTATCATGTGGACTTCATATTTGTATTAATGTTGTAACTGTAGTATTTTTcttataataaattttttaatgttATCCTTGAACATTAGTTT from the Humulus lupulus chromosome X, drHumLupu1.1, whole genome shotgun sequence genome contains:
- the LOC133804983 gene encoding phospho-2-dehydro-3-deoxyheptonate aldolase 1, chloroplastic-like, giving the protein MALAGSSSAVIPTNSFVQGQSLLLPSSKSHLPTYPNNSKTRSVNPIVAVHAAEPAKNPIVSDKQNNQTPSSSTTAKKTQNAVNEKWGVESWKSKKALQLPEYPDQEELESVLKTIESFPPIVFAGEARSLEERLGEAAMGNAFLLQGGDCAESFKEFNANNIRDTFRILLQMGAVLMFGGQMPVIKVGRMAGQFAKPRSDPFEEKNGVKLPSYRGDNVNGDAFDLKSRTPDPQRMIRAYCQSAATLNLLRAFATGGYAAMQRVTQWNMDFSEHSEQGDRYRELANRVDEALGFMAAAGLTVDHPIMTATEFWTSHECLLLPYEQSLTRLDSTSGLHYDCSAHMLWVGERTRQLDGAHVEFLRGVANPLGIKVSDKMDPTELVKLIEILNPQNKAGRITIITRMGAENMRVKLPHLIRAVRRSGQIVTWVSDPMHGNTIKAPCGLKTRPFDSIRNEVRAFFDVHDQEGSHPGGVHLEMTGQNVTECIGGSRTVTFDDLGSRYHTHCDPRLNASQSLELAFIIAERLRKRRIKSQQPISSSFGL